The Bombus huntii isolate Logan2020A chromosome 1, iyBomHunt1.1, whole genome shotgun sequence genome contains a region encoding:
- the LOC126871640 gene encoding serine/threonine-protein kinase PRP4 homolog: MGTSDLECIESKRDMVTIDSESDMLVDQRKKKKRKHKHHKHKKDKLIEREDGRIERQERKKHKKHKRPKKEREVENGSLDDKTPRVIQKDLGVNGKVKNSLLEVVSTEESDDEKLVDLDSDEVDCTIIEDDIDLEELMKQKERLQACLVQYLSDESEKEDKEPNQDEIKATETPDVILVEDDSESDNIPPKKRARSKSGSRERKKVMKPERRVVVDMSRDRRNREEHKDKRREIERRREEKVRTKEETKRDDNRKDDRQVRKPSDRHREDSRKEDNKRRIEDDKRKDSIKRDESRKREQDRREEERKREADHHNSRSRNEYKSLDKTDKSRRDSRDRLASRERQSSRDRHVSRDRHVSKDRNVSRDRHASRDRHISRDRHASRDRHTSKDRPPSRDQRSRDRPASRDRHSRDKRDSRERHTSRDRPRDGRSSRDRNDMRERRDSRNRDRIRERSRSTRRSRSPIRSRLDRDRNDRYKRSRSLSRSRRDRDKHTRDHDREREKNGKRERSDKFKDSLSEGLKVEHSETSSEEDIKDIDIEEEEDEEAIIERRRKQREELLKRLSGPNEDSNMSAEINTVPATPPSESQSNVSQKSIEVSSNNNESTSESHTPPLPEKPKSPQVKKRKSRFEDAPSEETDKNEDTKPTEKIKQEEKQNAKKSNEWDMFAEADNIGDFNSPTVEGKRQGGPDNPSLTDNWDDAEGYYRVRVGETLDSRYVVYGYTGQGVFSNVVRARDTARGNLDVAVKIIRNNEIMHKTGLKELEILRKLNDADPEDRFHCLRLFRHFFHKNHLCMVFEPLAMNLREVLKKYGKDVGLHVKAVRSYTQQLFLALKLLKRANILHADIKPDNILVSESKLVLKLCDFGSASHAHENEITPYLVSRFYRAPEIILGIPYDFGIDMWSVGCTIYELYTGKIMFSGKTNNQMLKFFMDLKGKMPNKLIRKGSFKDLHFDSNCNFLYHEVDKVTEREKVVVMSTLPATRDLNAELGGNSLPPEQSRKVGQLKDLLERTLMLDAGKRITVNHALAHPFIQEKI; encoded by the exons ATGGG tACATCAGATTTAGAATGTATAGAGTCTAAAAGAGACATGGTGACTATAGATTCTGAATCGGATATGTTGGTTGaccaaagaaagaaaaagaaaagaaagcatAAACATCACAAACAtaagaaagataaattaattgaaaggGAAGATGGGAGGATAGAACGTCAAGAACG AAAAAAACATAAGAAACATAAAAGAcctaaaaaagaaagagaagttGAGAATGGATCGTTAGATGACAAAACACCACGTGTAATTCAAAAAGATTTAGGTGTCAATGGCaaagtaaaaaattctttACTAGAAGTGGTTTCTACTGAAGAAAGTGACGATGAGAAGTTGGTAGATTTAGATTCGGATGAAGTAGATTGTACAATCATCGAAGATGATATTGATCTGGAAGAATTAATGAAACAAAAG gAGCGTTTGCAAGCATGTTTAGTACAGTACCTTTCGGATGAATCTGAGAAGGAGGATAAGGAACCAAATCAAGATGAAATAAAAGCTACTGAAACACCTGATGTTATACTTGTAGAGGATGATAGTGAAAGTGACAACATACCCCCCAAAAAACGAGCTAGGAGTAAGTCTGGTAGTAGAGAACGCAAAAAAGTCATGAAACCTGAGAGGCGTGTAGTAGTAGATATGAGCAGGGATCGTAGAAATCGAGAGGAACATAAAGATAAACGAAGGGAAATAGAAAGGAGACGGGAGGAAAAAGTTCGTACTAAAGAGGAAACTAAGAGAGATGATAATAGAAAAGATGACAGACAAGTGCGAAAACCAAGCGATAGACATAGGGAGGATTCACGAAAAGAAGATAACAAAAGACGAATAGAAGATGATAAGCGTAAAGATTCTATCAAAAGAGACGAGTCGCGTAAAAGAGAACAAGATAGAAG AGAAGAAGAGCGAAAACGAGAAGCCGATCACCATAATTCTAGATCTCGTAATGAATACAAATCATTAGATAAGACCGATAAATCTAGACGCGACAGTCGCGATAGATTAGCAAGTCGAGAACGACAAAGTAGTCGCGATCGGCATGTAAGCCGCGATAGACATGTTAGTAAGGACCGCAACGTTAGTCGAGATCGACATGCCAGTAGAGATCGACATATCAGTCGAGACAGACACGCTAGTCGTGATCGTCATACCAGTAAAGATCGTCCGCCTAGTCGCGATCAACGTAGTCGAGACAGACCTGCCAGCAGAGATCGGCATAGTCGTGATAAAAGAGACAGTAGAGAACGCCATACTAGTCGCGATCGGCCCAGAGATGGTAGAAGTAGTCGTGATCGTAACGATATGCGGGAACGACGAGATAGTCGGAACCGCGATAGAATTAGAGAGCGATCAAGAAGTACAAGAAGATCTCGTAGTCCTATTAGGAGTAGATTGGATAGAGATCGGAATGATCGTTATAAACGCTCTAGATCGCTCTCTCGAAGTAGACGAGACAGAGACAAACATACTAGAGATCATGAtagggagagagaaaaaaatggTAAAAGAGAACGTAGTGATAAATTCAAAGATTCTTTGTCAGAAGGATTGAAAGTAGAACATTCAGAAACTTCAAGTGAAGAAGATATCAAAGACATAGATATCGAAGAAGAGGAAGATGAAGAAGCTATTATTGAACGTAGAAGGAAACAAAGAGAGGAACTTTTAAAG AGGTTAAGCGGACCAAATGAAGATTCAAATATGTCTGCTGAAATTAATACTGTTCCCGCAACTCCACCTTCTGAAAGTCAATCAAATGTGTCACAGAAGTCAATAGAAGTTTCGTCTAATAATAACGAATCCACTTCGGAGAGTCATACCCCACCATTGCCCGAGAAACCAAAATCGCCACAagttaaaaagagaaaatctAGATTCGAAGACGCTCCATCTGAAGAGACAGATAAAAATGAAGATACAAAACCGacagaaaaaattaaacaggaagaaaaacaaaatgcaaaaaaGTCAAACGAATGGGACATGTTCGCCGAAGCAGACAACATTGGTGATTTTAAT AGCCCCACAGTCGAAGGAAAACGACAAGGTGGACCAGATAATCCAAGTTTAACAGACAATTGGGATGATGCAGAAGGATATTATCG agtACGTGTGGGCGAGACGTTAGATTCCCGATATGTTGTTTATGGATATACTGGTCAGGGTGTATTTAGTAATGTCGTAAGGGCTAGAGATACTGCTAGAGGCAATTTAGATGTTgctgtaaaaataataaggaataatgaaataat gCACAAAACTGGCCTTAAAGAATTAGAAATACTTAGAAAACTGAATGATGCAGATCCAGAAGATAGATTTCATTGTTTACGACTTTTTAGGCATTTCTTTCATAAAAATCATTTATGTATGGTTTTTGAACCATTGGCTATGAATTTAAGAGAG gttttaaaaaaatatggaaaagaCGTTGGTTTACATGTTAAAGCGGTAAGATCGTATACGCAGCAACTTTTCCTTGCTCTCAAGTTATTAAAACGTGCAAATATTCTGCATGCTGACATCAAACCTGATAACATTCTAGTCAGTGAAAGCAAGTTAGTATTGAAACTCTGCGATTTTGGCTCAGCGTCTCATGCTCATGAGAATGAGATAACACCGTATTTGGTATCAAGGTTTTATCGGGCACCTGAAATTA TTCTTGGTATACCGTATGATTTCGGCATTGACATGTGGTCTGTGGGATGCACCATATACGAATTGTACACGGGAAAAATAATGTTCTCTGGCAAAACCAACAACCAAATGTTGAAATTCTTCATGGACTTAAAAGGCAAAATGCCTAATAAGCTGATTAGGAAAGGCTCATTCAAGGATCTACATTTTGACTCTAACTGCAATTTCCTGTATCATGAAGTTGATAAGGTCACGGAGCGG GAGAAAGTTGTAGTGATGTCTACGTTGCCAGCCACTCGTGATCTAAACGCAGAATTAGGAGGAAATTCTTTGCCACCGGAACAAAGTCGAAAAGTTGGACAACTAAAAGACCTTTTGGAACGAACGTTGATGTTGGATGCAGGAAAGAGAATTACTGTGAACCACGCCCTGGCGCATCCATTTATACAAGAAAAGATATAG